Part of the Gemmatimonadota bacterium genome is shown below.
CTCTTGAAGACGTAGGAGGTCGTCTGGTAGATCGGAACGGCGCGCGCCCCCGTGCCGGCGTCGGGGACCTGGCCGGCGTGGAGACAGAGGGTGCTCAGATTCAGGGGAGGAGTGCTCATGGCTGCAGTTCCTCATTTTGTGAAGCCATTGGGGCCCGGCGGGTTGGCGAGGGTAGCGCACGGAGGACTTCAAGTCTAGGGGGAACCCCTCTCTAAGGGCGCCTCCGCAACGATTTGGTCAATGACGGCCTGGGAACTCACGGAGGGGGTGGGACTCGAACCCACAAGCCCTTTTGGGGCGCCGGTTTTCAAGACCGGTGCATTAGCCATTCTGCCACCCCTCCAACGGGAAAGATACCATTTCAGGAAGCGAAATGGATTCGCGGCCGCGCCGTCAACGGCCCGGCATTTGGACTTTCTTGCTGGCTCTCGTGGCCCTCGATACCTTGCTTCCGCCTCTCACGACCGGATGAACCCCACGTCCGTCTCCGTCCTGCGCGACGGGCCTCGAGGATCCCCCTCGCCAAACCATTTTCCGTCCAGGCGACGCATTCGTGATCAAGACCCTCGGCACCCAACTCGCGCTCTTTTATCGGGAGCCCGAGGTTCGCCGAAATCTGCGGGCGCTGGCGAAGTACCTCATCCTTCTCGTCGCGGTCATCGCCCTCTACAGCATCCTCTTCCACGTCATCATGTCGCGCGCGGAAGGACAGGAGCACACCTGGTTCTCGGGTGTTTATTGGACGCTCGTCACGATGTCCACGCTGGGATTCGGGGACATCACCTTCCACACCGACCTCGGCCGTGCCTTCAGCATCCTCGTGCTCTTCTCGGGGGTGATCCTCCTTCTCGTCGTCCTCCCTTTCGCCTTCATTACTTACCTCTACGCGCCCTGGCTCCAGGCTCAGCTCCGCCTGCGCGCCCCCCGCTCCCTCCCCGGCGAGATTCGGGACCACGTCATTCTGTGTGACTACGACTCGGTGGCCGAGAGCGTCATCGAGCAGCTCGACCTCCACAAGATCCCCTACGTGATCCTCGATCCGGACCCCGAGCGTGCGAGCCGACGCCATGCCGACGGGCTCCGCATCGTGACGGGACCGCTCGATGCTGTCGAGACCTTCCGCGGCGTGGGCGCCGACCGGGCGAAACTGGTCGTGGTGAATGCGGACGACATCTCGAACACCAACGTGATTCTCACGGTACGGGAGGTGTCGGCGACGGTGCCCATCGCGGCAGTCGCCTCCACCGAGGACACGATTGACGTCTTGCAGCTCGCCGGCGCCACGCACGTCTTCCCCCTGTGGCGACAACTCGGCGAGCGGCTCGCGAGCCGCATCAACGCGGGCCGGGCGCAGGTCCATGAAATCGGCCGGTTCCGGGACCTCGTCATCGGCGAGTTCCCGGTCCTGAACACCCCGCTCGCGGGGAAGCGGATCGAGGAAACGTCCATCAGGGAGTTGCTCGGGATCAACATCGTGGCCGTCTGGGACAGAGGAAAGCTCGTTCCATCCCATCCGAAGTATCTCCTCACGGAGCACTGCCTCCCGGTCATCATCGGGACCGCGGAGCAGCTGGAGGATCTGGACGAATTCCTTTTCATTTACGATACGAACTGGAATCCGGTGATCGTCCTCGGCGGCGGAAAGGTCGGACGCGCCGCGACGCGCCGGCTCAAGGCCCAGGGGGTGCCCGTCCACATCGTGGAGAGAAAGCCCGATCTGGCGGCGCGATGGTCCGGGCTTCCCGACCGGATGATCGTCGGGGACGCGTCGAGTCGAGAGGTGCTCCACGAAGCCGGGATCGAGGAGGCGCCCGCGATCCTCCTGACGACGAACGACGACGCGATGAACGTATTCCTCGCGGTTTATTGCCGACGGCTCAATCCGTCGCTTCGAATCGTGAGCCGTGTGACCCACGAGCGGAATGTCGCCTCGATCCTACGGGCAGGCGCCGATCTCGTCCTTTCGTACGCGGCCCTGGGGATGGAGGCAATCATCTCGCTCGCTCGCGAGCGGACGCTCGTGCTCCTCGGGGAGGGAGTCGAGCTCTTCGAGGAGGCGCTTCCGAGCGCCCTCGCCGGCGCGACTCTCGCCGAGTCGGCGATCCGGGCCCGCACAGGTCTGAACGTGGTGGCGGTCGAAGCTGAGGGACGACTCATGCCCGCCCCGCGCGCCGGCGACGTGTTACAGCCGGGCTCCCGGCTCTACATGATCGGCACGCCCGAGCAACACTTCGAGTTTTCGAAGGAGTACGGACTGGGCTCCGGAGCCGGGGCGAACTAAGCGAACTCAGTGCCGGAAGAGGCGCCGTCCCGTGAAGACCATGGCGATGCCCGCCTCGTCCGCCGCCCCGATCACCTCCTCGTCCCGCACGGATCCGCCCGGTTGCACGATCGCCCGGACTCCCGCCGCGACCGCCGCATCCACCGCGTCCCGGAACGGAAAAAAGGCGTCGGACGCGAGGACGGCTCCCGCCAGTTCTAGCCCGGCGTCGGCGGCCTTTTGCACCGCGAGGCGCGAAGAGTCCACCCGGGACATCTGGCCCGCACCGATCCCGAGGGTGGCCCCGTCCCGCGCGAGGAGAATCGCGTTCGACTTGATCCCATAGACCGCCGCCCAAGCGAATTCGAGGTCGTTCATCTCCTCGTCTGTGGGTCTCCTCTTGGTTACGACCCTCCAGACGGAGTCCTCCGCTCCCAGGAAGGGGGGCGTGGGCGAGGACTGGAGCAGGAGCCCGCCATAGATCCCGCGCGCCGTCACCGGCTCGGGCTGGCGCCCATGCTCGGCGAGGAAACGCGCGGCGCGGCGGGCCGGTTCGTCCCCCGCGAAACGTGACTCGAAGGCGGCGAGGGCCTCCTCCGCGCCCCGAGGCACGTCCAGCTCTCCCCCCTGCTCGGGAAAGGTCAGGATGCGCACGTTTTTTCTCCGGGAGAGGATCTCCATGGCCTCATCCGAGAAGTCGGGAGCGACAAGGCACTCGGCGAAGAGATCCCCGATCGCCTCGGCCGCGGCTCGGTCCACCGTGCGGTTGAAGGCAATGACCGATCCGAAGGCGCTGGTCGGGTCGGTCCGGAGCGCCCGCGCGAAGGCATCGGCCGCGGACTCGCCCACCCCGAGGCCGCAGGGCGTCGTGTGTTTGACGATCGCCACGGCGGGACGGGGCGAAAACGCGAAGGGAGAGAGCGCCAGAAGGGCGCCGTCGATGTCGAGAAGGTTGTTATAGGAGAGCTCCTTTCCGTGATGCTGGGTCAGCGACGCGATCCCCTGCCGTTCCTCTCCCTCCACGGCGTAAAAAGCCGCCTCCTGATCGGGGTTTTCGCCGTAGCGCAAGGAAGAGACTTTCCGGAAGGCCGGTGTGAGCATCTCGGGGAAGGTCGTGTCGTCTTCGGAGAGGTAACGGGTGATCGCCTCGTCGTACGCTGAAGTGTGGCGGAAGACCTTGGCCGCCAGCTCGCGGCGGAGACCCGGACCGAAGGCCTCCCCCTCGAGGGCGGCGACGACACGCGCATAATCCGCGGGGTCCACGACAACCCAGACGTGGGCGTGATTTTTCGCCGCGGCCCGGATCATCGTCGGGCCCCCGATGTCCACCTGCTTCATGGCGGCCGCGACGGGAACCCCTCCAGCGGCGATCGTCTCCCGGAACGGATAGAGATTCACGGCGACGACATCGATCGGTCGGTACCCCTGCGCCTCGAGGGCCTCCATATCTCCGGCGACATCGCGGCGCGCGAGAATTCCTCCATGGATCGCCGGGTGGAGCGTCTTCACCCGACCCCCCATGATCTCGGGGTGTCCCGTCACTTCGGAAACGTCCAGAACCGCCAAGCCCGCTTCGCGGAGCGCCTTCGCGGTTCCTCCGGTGGAGAGAATCTCGAAGCCCATCTCGGAAAGGGAGCGGGCAAAGTCTTCGATCCCCGTCTTGTCCCAGACGGAGAGGAGCGCGCGGCGAGGGACTGTCATTTCGGAGTTGGTCGTTGGTCGGAGAGATGAAAGTGCCGGCCGATCGTGGGGATCGCCGAAGGTTCGACGCCGTCCACAATCGAGCGCGCGAGAAGATCCACGGCCGCGGGATAAAGGACGTGTTCGACTTCCTGAATTCGAGCGTACAGCGAATCGGGAGTATCGTCGGAAAGGACCGGTACGGGCCACTGCGCCAGAATCCGACCCCGATCGTATTCCTCATCCACGAAGTGGATCGTGGCCCCTGAGATCCGGGTGCCGGATGCGAGAACGGCCTGGTGGACACGGGCTCCGTACATCCCCTTCCCGCCGAAACCGGGAAGGAGCGCCGGATGGAGGTTCAACATTTTCCCGCGAAAACGCTCCACGACCGCCCGCGGCATGAGCCGTAGATACCCAGCCAGGAGAACGAAGTCGGTCCGGACCCCCTCGAGTTGCGTGAGGATTCGATCCGGAAAGGTGGCCGGATCCTCGGAAGGCATGATGACGATGCCCGGAATTCCCCTCCCAGGGGCGAGATTCAGGGCGCCCGCCCCCGGCCGGTCGACGACCAGAAGGACGACCTCCCACAAGGACTGCGCGGAGGCTGAAGCATGGTCCAAGAGAGCCTGGAAATTGGAGCCCCGTCCCGACGCAAAGACGGCGGCTCGGAGCTTCACGCGAAGCTGCCCGGAGCCTGCGAGATGAGGAAGGGGTTCCCCATCCGCTCCCGCGCGACCGTCGTCTCTGGTCCGTGCCCCGGGAGGAGGCGCGTCTCGTCCGGCAGCGTGAGGACTTCCTCGCGGATCGAGCGCATGAGCCTCAAGAAATCCCCGCCTGGAAGGTCGGTGCGCCCGACCGTCCCCGCGAAGATCACGTCTCCGACGAGAGCGAATCCGTCGTGCGCGGAGTAAAAGATCACGTGACCCGGCGCATGTCCCGGGGTAAAGCGAACCTCAAGCACGCCCTCCCCAACCCGGACGGCTTCACCCGGCACGAGGTCCCGGTCGGGAGGCGGAAGTGGGGCGAGCGGACCGAGTCCGACCCGATCGGCGATCTCGGGGGCATGATCGTAAAAGAGCCGCGCTTCGGGATGGAGATAGATGGGAGCATCGGTGAAGGCGCGGACCACCTCCACCCCCTCGACGTGGTCCACGTGAGCGTGCGTGAGATAGACGGCCTCGACCTCTTCCCCCGCCTCCTGGATTGTGCGGATCATGATGGACGCCGTCGCCCCGGGATCCACGAGGGCCACGCGGCCGGAAGCCGTACAGCGAAGGAGATAACCGGTTTGGGCGAGGGCCCCGCCGGTGAAAGGGAGGGCGCGGATCAGATCGTGAACGAGCTTCCGCACCCGCAACCACCGGTGGCGACGGGATTCTTGAAGGTGAACCCCGATCCCATCATGGAAGTCACGTAATCGATCTCAATGCCCTCGAGATACTGAGCGCTGAAAGGATCCACGAAAACGCGGACTCCCTCCTCCAGATCGAGAATCTCGTCGTCTTCCTCGGGCGAATCCTCGATGTTCAGCCCGTACTGAAAACCTGAGCACCCCCCCGGGAGCACGGCGACGCGGAGCCCCGCGCCCCCACCCACCGCCTGGTCCTCAATGAACGACTGGACCTTGGCGAAGGCCGCGTCGGAAAGCTGAATCTTCATCTCATCCACACTCCGCCCCGGAACGGGGACTCTTAGCGGGTCCAACGGGGACGATGTCCCATTCATTTGGTACCCCATCCGCGGGTGTGGGTTCACCGGCGGGCACCTCTTGCGGCCTAGTGTACGGCCCTGTGGCTGAAAGCTATTCAGGGCGGCTGGAGGCGGTCAACCGGGGAGCGGATCCGCGGGGGGGAGGCCGGCCGGGAGGGTGTCTCCGGGAAGCGGGTCGGTGGGAGGAACACCCCCCGGAATGGGGCCTCCGGGAAGTGGGTCTGCCGGCGGGGCGGGCGCCGCCGGCGGCCCGGTCACTTCCCCTTCTCCTCCTCCCCCGGGAACCCCGTTCAGGTTCACCACTCCCTGGACCGCGACGCCGTACGTCACCTCCGGAAGGAGGGGGCGGGACAGGACGATCGCGA
Proteins encoded:
- a CDS encoding NAD-binding protein — its product is MIKTLGTQLALFYREPEVRRNLRALAKYLILLVAVIALYSILFHVIMSRAEGQEHTWFSGVYWTLVTMSTLGFGDITFHTDLGRAFSILVLFSGVILLLVVLPFAFITYLYAPWLQAQLRLRAPRSLPGEIRDHVILCDYDSVAESVIEQLDLHKIPYVILDPDPERASRRHADGLRIVTGPLDAVETFRGVGADRAKLVVVNADDISNTNVILTVREVSATVPIAAVASTEDTIDVLQLAGATHVFPLWRQLGERLASRINAGRAQVHEIGRFRDLVIGEFPVLNTPLAGKRIEETSIRELLGINIVAVWDRGKLVPSHPKYLLTEHCLPVIIGTAEQLEDLDEFLFIYDTNWNPVIVLGGGKVGRAATRRLKAQGVPVHIVERKPDLAARWSGLPDRMIVGDASSREVLHEAGIEEAPAILLTTNDDAMNVFLAVYCRRLNPSLRIVSRVTHERNVASILRAGADLVLSYAALGMEAIISLARERTLVLLGEGVELFEEALPSALAGATLAESAIRARTGLNVVAVEAEGRLMPAPRAGDVLQPGSRLYMIGTPEQHFEFSKEYGLGSGAGAN
- the purH gene encoding bifunctional phosphoribosylaminoimidazolecarboxamide formyltransferase/IMP cyclohydrolase codes for the protein MTVPRRALLSVWDKTGIEDFARSLSEMGFEILSTGGTAKALREAGLAVLDVSEVTGHPEIMGGRVKTLHPAIHGGILARRDVAGDMEALEAQGYRPIDVVAVNLYPFRETIAAGGVPVAAAMKQVDIGGPTMIRAAAKNHAHVWVVVDPADYARVVAALEGEAFGPGLRRELAAKVFRHTSAYDEAITRYLSEDDTTFPEMLTPAFRKVSSLRYGENPDQEAAFYAVEGEERQGIASLTQHHGKELSYNNLLDIDGALLALSPFAFSPRPAVAIVKHTTPCGLGVGESAADAFARALRTDPTSAFGSVIAFNRTVDRAAAEAIGDLFAECLVAPDFSDEAMEILSRRKNVRILTFPEQGGELDVPRGAEEALAAFESRFAGDEPARRAARFLAEHGRQPEPVTARGIYGGLLLQSSPTPPFLGAEDSVWRVVTKRRPTDEEMNDLEFAWAAVYGIKSNAILLARDGATLGIGAGQMSRVDSSRLAVQKAADAGLELAGAVLASDAFFPFRDAVDAAVAAGVRAIVQPGGSVRDEEVIGAADEAGIAMVFTGRRLFRH
- the purN gene encoding phosphoribosylglycinamide formyltransferase gives rise to the protein MKLRAAVFASGRGSNFQALLDHASASAQSLWEVVLLVVDRPGAGALNLAPGRGIPGIVIMPSEDPATFPDRILTQLEGVRTDFVLLAGYLRLMPRAVVERFRGKMLNLHPALLPGFGGKGMYGARVHQAVLASGTRISGATIHFVDEEYDRGRILAQWPVPVLSDDTPDSLYARIQEVEHVLYPAAVDLLARSIVDGVEPSAIPTIGRHFHLSDQRPTPK
- a CDS encoding MBL fold metallo-hydrolase is translated as MRKLVHDLIRALPFTGGALAQTGYLLRCTASGRVALVDPGATASIMIRTIQEAGEEVEAVYLTHAHVDHVEGVEVVRAFTDAPIYLHPEARLFYDHAPEIADRVGLGPLAPLPPPDRDLVPGEAVRVGEGVLEVRFTPGHAPGHVIFYSAHDGFALVGDVIFAGTVGRTDLPGGDFLRLMRSIREEVLTLPDETRLLPGHGPETTVARERMGNPFLISQAPGSFA
- a CDS encoding iron-sulfur cluster assembly accessory protein; its protein translation is MKIQLSDAAFAKVQSFIEDQAVGGGAGLRVAVLPGGCSGFQYGLNIEDSPEEDDEILDLEEGVRVFVDPFSAQYLEGIEIDYVTSMMGSGFTFKNPVATGGCGCGSSFTI